The DNA window GGCTATCTACTGTATTTTCTTTGTCTTGTGGGAGCCCCGGAttgaactgaaaaaataaatagagcTAACTAAAGTAGGCATGTGATTTATCAGAAACTTGACTTACCTATATCTAATGAAAGCCAGATTGGTGCCAAATGCATCAATATGAGAGGTCCTCCATTTCCTCTTGTTCCAGTTGGAAGTGTTGTGGCGAAGAGGTTCCTTGTCTTTGTACAACCCAAGGTGGGAAACTAGTTTGAGCAGAGTACCAGAGTGAGTAAAGTAAAAAACAGCGGTTGGGTCATCAGGATTCCTagtaaaaaaacaatgaaaatgtaATTTGATGATTAAACAATGCATCAGTGACAAGTTCCATTAAATATACTCTTAGTATTTCACACCATGAGTTCTCTCCAAAACCATTGTGAAAAAATTTCggtttaaaaaatttggattaGAAAATAAGGCATCTTCATTTTTCATAGAAATAGCATTAAGAGACCCAGActatgaaaggaaaaaaagttgtttaTAATCCCACTCAGGAAAATAATAGCCATAAagcacacaaaaaaataaactaataatAGTTAACGGAGTATAGGTAGCTATATATTGAGAACTCAGCTATGCAAAATTAATACTCAATGGTAAAAGCAGAGATGTATCTCAACCTCACAACCTAAAATTGGACCTGGTTATCTTCTCCTTGTTTTTTACAACCGAGCTGCACATTATTTGGGGATTCAAGGCGTTAAATAAGCAGAAAGCTAATGTTCCCTAAGGTAACATTCTTCATTCATTTAAAATGAGCATTTATGGATTCAGGAGTGATGTCTCCCAACGGACTCTGACAATTTATTTGACAAAGAGCTACAGTGAACTATGGTGACACAATGTTCATTCATTTTCAACTACAGTAAGACCTTGATAAATCTGATTTCAATTTAATAGTTTGATTTGTCCGACCCGTGAAATCCaatacagtaagacctcgatttATCAGATTTCACGGGACCAGAGGCTAATCAGTTAAATCACCCTACTGGGTCCCGCTGAGGGGACCAGAGGATTGATCTGTTAAATCGCGGAATCCATTAAATTGCGATCCGATAattcgaggtcttactgtaaaTCAGTGTCTTACTGTATACATACTTTACAGAAAATCTTTGATGAAAATCATTGCAATGATTAAAATGAGTGACACTCCCATACAAAGAGGTAAAGTGTAAATCACtgcaaaaggaaaatatactgaTAACAGTAACAAAAATTCAACTTACAACAGGTGCTCAACCATGTCTTTTAATGCTACACATGCTTGGTCATGATTGACTTGGTATCCATAGCCGTCTTTATAGTAATACTCCATGTCCTCCATATACTCATATGCTTTGAACAAATTCAGCGGCAGGATTTTGCACCAAGGAGAGGGTTCTTCCGTGGGAGCCCACGCTGTTTCAAATGCACAGGCAACGTAAATCTCGTAACAATCAGCAACTGTTAGCGGTTGATCAAGTTTCAATTCTTCTGAAAATTGTTTTACCCCTCCTTTTAGGGCATCTGCTTCTCTAAAGAGCTCAACTTCTCTCATAGTTGCAGGATTCTTCTTGACCTCGACCTTCCATTTGTCGCAGAGCTTATAGAACTGGAAAAATCAAacacaagtttttttaaaaatatttctcgtAAACAAAGAAGGTTGAATGCGGACAAGGCTTAAAAGTTGTACCTGGGTGTTTACCATACTTTTTACAGAGATTAAAGAACGATGAATGATTTTTCCTTTCGTGAATGCTTCTCAACTGGCTTCCAATTACACTGTGAACTTGAGCAGATAAAAATCATCAAAGAATTCTTCAATTACACAAAATTCAATGACTACTGTACAACAAATTCTTGTGACCCCCTTAGACAAACCCCTGCACCCAATAATTAATTGAATcagctcgtgcgaaaaccgctgaagtccatttttttcaattttgagatttttgggttaaaatactcTCGGAGGTCAGACACTCATTAATGTagtgaaaatgtttgttccttaggtttgaagcccttttcagggggggccgtggtccgaatcatgcgaaaaacgctaatgtccatctttcgttatatgcctcattatactgtacaaaaaaaccaaaataaaaaaatgtcttctGGACGACATTAGGTGATCTTTATGCATTTTAAAGCgttgaatccgaatatgacctccgttcttttccatcaccctccaattttccggaaatgaccatttttggtgtttttccgactgttaaactggagggtgatggaaaaaaacggaggtcatattcggattcagcgcctcaaaatacacAGGAATATCCTTATTTTTCCCGAGAGgcatattgaaaaatatgcgtttcCGATGTTTTAGAACCGTCCACGCgcaaatcatgcgaaaaccgctaatgtccagtttATTGCTGGGAGTTTTGTGATGAAACTTATTTTAAGCACCGCAATTGTCCggaatgttatttttttaactttatgtAAATGATAATCCACCGCTTTAACATCTTTAGAATGGATTTTGGAAATATCAAACGGCTCCAAAACTCGGCGATTTTTACGTATCATGCgaaaaaccgctaatgtccagagtCCTTTCTCTTTAATTACTCCATCCCAGACAGAAGAGGAGCTGGAAACTGTtagggatccttttctacagTCCACTCTTGTAATAGTCaacttctgaacattttttaataccGCATTTAAAAGGcttctacagttttttgcagtttactctaaataagagaaaatggacattagcggttttcgcgtGAGCCAATTCAATTGTAACTACTACAAATGCCCTATTGTAAAGGTTTATTATAcaaatttatttacaaaaaaatgagtCTACTTGCTCGTGAAATAATGCAggaatttcttcttttatttcttaattATATTGAGTCTATCATAGgtaattcaaaaattatcatcAGCTAAATTGTTGTATAATCCTTAGGCAAGGACATCTTTTGAAAGTTCGTACTTACTCTTAGGATTGGATCCCTATGAAGAGGCTCAGGATACCAAACGTACAGACTTTCTTTTCGCCCAAAAAGACCAACGGCAAAATTTTTTGCGCTCTCTTCAGTTCTTTGTGTCCCGGTAAATCTAAACTGATAatcgaaaaaacacaaattattATAAAATACAGAGACCGAGAAAAGTAAAGGTGACGTTGATGAGGCTGAATCAATTTACcatttatcaaaagaaaaaaaattacacctatcgaagttgattaaaattacaGCATAATTTGGACCTGCAAGAGTACCCTTTTTCGATTTGATTCAGTGTACGAGGACCTTGCGGACCAAACAGCTTATACCCATGTCAATGTccctaagattgtgcaacttttactttttttacaggTATTCGAAATCACCCACATTATAAATTTCTCGGCTAAAATATTCAGAAAGAGAGTGAAAACTTGAGGCAAATTTCAGAATAAAGCTTACAGCTCTTTACCAACCAAACAGTTGAATGTATGCACAATCTTAACAATGTTGACAAGGACATAAGCTGTTTGATCAAAAAGGTCCTCATATaatgatgtaaaattaaaaaagattaTACCAAAAAGCTGAGAGGACATTTTTTCTTCACAAGTTTGTACTTTTCATTTCTCTCATTCAGATTCTATAAAaaactgttcaattttttcagcctcTCGGAGGGAGGTATAATGGGAAGGAACAGTCAACAGTGCAGTCAACATATTGCGAATGTTTCGACTTAGGAAAATTAATAGAGCAAAGAATTGCTGAGGCAAAATTTGCTAGGGCATTCAATCCCTTATTATTGGGAAAAGTAAAGTGACATAAAGTTAAGATCTGCAGAattcttttgtttttctaaaaatattgacTGTAGGTTCTGGGAGcttttaaacaagaaaaaaaaaaatctgagagaAATATGGTTGATGATAAAATGTAGAACGCAAACTGCAACGTTCTGGTTTAATTCCAaccatgagttttttttccttctttttttttttcatacaaacAGCTTTATTTTTGGCAAACTGTCTCTCATTTTTCACATTAAGACATATTCCCTTCATTTTGTTTTAGATGGAAATACAGTCTGTGACCACTTCGAAAATACAAATCAGAGTTATAATTAAGAAACCTTGACCATCTACCCTCCAAACTCATTTTCTTTTACGTTCTTTGATTCAGAGACAAGCATCATGGTTGGAAAAATTCAACTGGCAAGTGAAAGTCTAGTAATACAGCTTTTTACTTATCAAAAGTTGTGTACCTTGTAGGTAGCATTGTTATAATGCTCATTCAAGAGTTTTGGAAACCGGTTCAGATATCTTTCTCCGAGCAACAGcaattcttcttctccttcatgtgtcaaaagtttattttcactttcattgaaTGAAACTTTCCACTTCCTCAATTCACTCAGAACAGGCTCCTTCAGGTAGTCTTTAACAATGAAACATAATCAGAATAATTAATTATTCAAGTATTACAGCTacatgaaaatgtcaaaatctttTATAAAGTATACTGCAAGTTCTCGGAGAGTTTACTATTTTTAGAGagtacaatgggcctgttgcaaacctTTACAGAGCAAAAATAGGAGTTGTTCCTTACAGATAAtgtcttaaaaatcacgatgagcgcattggcacactctgaaatgcactcctaacttcactaTCTGCATGAGAAATTTGCGGCTTTTTAAGATTCCcacttcaaaaaggatactacagtacaggtgaacattttgttagaggagtcgttccattcaatccctgctcaacatggctgacgcttccgcgcgcatgttgaggagagcacgaggtcaatcaaggcagaTATCTATCaatgcgagaaaaatgtgaatataaACTTGCcaattgtta is part of the Bemisia tabaci chromosome 1, PGI_BMITA_v3 genome and encodes:
- the Mipp2 gene encoding multiple inositol polyphosphate phosphatase 1 is translated as MLSHVIVISLLCTLSYHTTLQSTNVNVYDDYRKFLSTKTPYSFIGNFNDTEVKFSGCEAEKIWAIFRHGTRTAGIRIALKMKEKLTMIQKLLLDNHHKSDYLKEPVLSELRKWKVSFNESENKLLTHEGEEELLLLGERYLNRFPKLLNEHYNNATYKFRFTGTQRTEESAKNFAVGLFGRKESLYVWYPEPLHRDPILRFYKLCDKWKVEVKKNPATMREVELFREADALKGGVKQFSEELKLDQPLTVADCYEIYVACAFETAWAPTEEPSPWCKILPLNLFKAYEYMEDMEYYYKDGYGYQVNHDQACVALKDMVEHLLNPDDPTAVFYFTHSGTLLKLVSHLGLYKDKEPLRHNTSNWNKRKWRTSHIDAFGTNLAFIRYSCGDDGEKILTMHQERPVILPGCPTSSPLCPLDVFLDNYADSLSCDFDTICSLADPKTEL